Genomic window (Sinorhizobium sojae CCBAU 05684):
GATCGATTCATGAGGAATTCTCTGAAAAAGTTGCGAAGATCGCTAGACAAATGAAAGTCGGCGACCCGCTTCAGCTCGTCACCGAGGCCGGCGCGATCGCAAGCGAAATCCAGTTGAAGAAAGATCTTTCCTATGCCGAACAGGCGTTGATGGAGGGGGCTGCATTGCGCACGGGCGGTAAGCGAATACTGGAAGAGACCGGCGGCTATTATATGCAGCCGACCGTCTTCGACGTCACGCCGGACATGACCCTCGCGAGGGAAGAGGTCTTCGGGCCCATACTGTCAATCGTTTCCTTCGAGACTGAAGCGGAGGCGCTGCAGATTGCCAATGCCACGGATTTCGGCCTCGCCTCAGCCGTTTGGACCTCGGACCTGTCGCGGGCGCATCGCATGGTGAGGGGCCTTAGGGCCGGGGTCGTACACGTCAACACCTATGGCGGCGCGGACAACACCGTTCCGCTCGGGGGCGTCAGGCAATCGGGCAACGGTCACGACAAGTCGCTCCACGCGCTCGACAAGTACGTCAACCTGAAGACCGCATGGATTCAGCTTTAGGCCGTGTGGACTCTTGGGGATTGAACCAACCCGCTTCTTGCGTTCGCGTCGCGACACCCAGAGGCCGGCTTCCATCATCCACTGACGCGGCGTCTCCTTGCTGACGGCTATCCGGTGGCGCTCGGCCAGCTTCTCGGCAGCCAGCGTCGGACCGAAATCGGCATAGCGCTCGCGCACGACCGCTACGGCATAGTCGCGCACGCCGTCGCTGATCCGGTTGTTCGACGGTCGGCCGATCGCCTTGTGCCGGATCGATGCTGCACCATCCGTCCGGATCCGCTCCAAGAGCCGGCGAACCTGACGCGTGCTCAAGCCCAGGACATGCGCCGCCGAAACAATCGTCATCCGGCCGTCGACGACCTTCGACAGAACCTCAATCCGCTGCAGATCGCGTTCGCTCATCGCAATCAGTCCCATCCGCAATCTCCCACGTCATTGAAAACGCGGGGAGAGTGACATTCTTACTTTGCAGAAACAGGACACTTCAACTTTGCGGCTACACAAGATGTCACAGCTATTTAAAGAAGAGACAAAGTAGTCAACTTAGAAATGCGACTTCATCCTATCCATTATTACTGCGTTTTCAAGTTGATATGTTTACAAAGTACGCAGACCCAAGCCGCCGGCCGGGTGGAGCTGGTCAGGGTTGCGCAGCCCGGTCGGCGGCGGATGGCTCCAGCTGCAAAATAAACTTCAGCTTTGAGAGCTCGAACCCGTCGGATGCTCGGCTGCCTTCAATCTTGCCAGAGACTGCTGCCGCCGGGCGATCACCACAGGATCGTTGGTGAAATCCGTCCTCCTGCCAGGCTTCGTGCCGCGCTTTTGGTAGCCATTGCTTTGGCTGCCGTCGGGAATGCCGAACATATGGTCCGTCTGGCCGGTGCGACGCGGCCCGCTTTTGCTGCGCTGTTGCTCTCGGCCGGCCTGCATCTCGGCCACTAGCGCCAGCATGTCATCGAGGCGCTTGTTCTCAACCACCTCGGATCGGTGCACCGAGCGCAGCGTGTCGAAGGTTCTGTAGGGCAGGGACGTCCCCTCGTGGGTGATCTCAAGACGGCCATCGGGATAGTCGCAGACAATGACCTTCTTGCCGGCGAGCGTCTTGGCGATATCCGTCGGATCGAGGATGAATTGCACCTTGTCATAGCGCAGCGTCAGGGCCTGCGACAGCTTGCGGATCTCCTTGCGGCACATGGCACCATCGAGGTTCTCATGCGCGGCAAACGGCCGATGCATGTCCTTCGGATTGCGCGGTTCCTTGCCAAAGCGACGATTGAAATCCGCGATGAACTCCGGCGCATAGGCATTGGCCGCCGCAATCGTGTCGATGCCGCGCAGCCGCAGTTCCTTGACCAGACGATCCTGCAGCGTCTGGTTGGCGCGCTCGACGCGTCCCTTGGCCTGCGGGGTATTGGCGCAGATGATGTCGATGTTGAGCTCATAAAGAGCCCGCCCGAACTGCGTCAGGCCACTGGTCCTGTCCTTCTTGGAAGCATGGGTCGTGCGGAAGATGCCATGCTTGTCGCTGTAGAAGGCGATCGGCTTGCCCCATTGCTGCAGATAGGCCCTCGTTGCGTGAAAATAGTCGAAGGTGTTCTCTGAAGCCGCAAAGCGCAGATGCAACAGCTTGCCGGTGGCGTCGTCGATATAGACGAGCAGGGCGCATTTGGGGCCGCGGTTCTCGAACCACCAATGATGCGAGCCATCGATCTGAATGAGTTCGCCGAAACAATCGCGCCGGCCGCGCGGCTGGAAAACCCGCTTCTTGCGTTCGCGTCGCGACACCCAGAGGCCGGCTTCCATCATCCACTGACGCAGCGTCTCCTTGCTGACGGCTATCCGGTGGCGTTCGAGCAGCTTCTCGGTGGCCAACGTTGGTCCGAAATCCACGTAATGCTCACGCACCAGGTCGAGCACCAGGTTGCGGAAGTCCTCACTGTGGCGCCGGTTGCTCGGCCGGCCGCGCTTCTTCGAGACCAGACCGTCGGCGCCGGCACGATCATAGGCCTGCAACAGCCGGTGCACCTGACTGCGACTGAGACCGAGCAACGCGGCCGCCTCGACGACAGTCAGGCTACGCCCGCGAATCTGTTGGATGAGTTCAAGACGATGCAATTCCTTCTGCGACATGGTGATCAAACAAGACATGACGACTCCGAACGCTCATGGTCTCAACCACGCTTCACGTCGCCAGTCTTCCTTCCAAACGTTGACGTTTGACCAGCATCCCAAGAGGCGACGACTGTCGCATCTCTAACTGGTGCATATGTCGCATCTCTAAAATGTCGTGTGAATTCATGCCGAACTGCGACTTGCGCGTGTGACGCTACCCGACACGTCGTATTTGCGCGAGCAGTTTCTTGCGGAAGACTTCCGCGGGCGTTCGGTAGCCTAAGCATTTCCGCGGTGTCGAGTTGAGCCGGTCGCAGATGTCCCTGAGCTCGCCGTCGCTGATCGACAGGGGATCGACCTCTCTCGAAAGCCATTTGCGAACCCGGCCATTGGTGTTCTCGACCGTGCCTTTCTGCCAGGGCGACTGCGGGTCACAGAACCATGTCTGCGTTCCGATGCCAGCCTGCAGATAGGGCCATTCGCTGAACTCAGTGCCACGGTCGAAGGTGATCGAGCGTCGAGCAGCGTGGGGCAGGGGTTGGAGCACCTCAATCAGCCCGTCCATGATCGGCTTGGATTGCCGGTCGTTGTTGCGCAGGAAGACAGCAAAGCGGCTGACCCGCTCCACCAGTGACGTCACGTTGGCCTTGCCGAACTTCTTGCGAAACTGAATGAGATCGCACTCCCAATGCCCGAACTGTTTGCGTTCGGCGACAGTATCAGGACGGTGAAGAATGTTGAGTTCCGGGCTGAAGCGGCGACCGTGACGCCGTCGGGCATGCCGCGGTCTGCGTCTCGCACGACGCTCCGGCAGGTGCCGCCACAGCTTGATGGCCTGGCCGTCTGCGGAATAGGCGAACTTGTAGATCGTCTCATAACTGACGCAAATCGGATGGCGCTCCAGCCGCATGCGGCCGGCGATCTGCTGTGGCGACCAGCCATGCATGATGCGCTCGACCACCGATTGGCGCACATGGACGAAGCGGGCGAGCTTGCGCAGCTTGGCTCTGCGTTCACGTGCCATCTCGTTGGCGGTCACGCAATAGTAGCCGCTGAGATCCGGCATCTGCGCATCCTCAAACGCATTGCGCTTGAGCTCGCGGAAAATCGTCGAACGATGCCGTCCGAGCTTCTCGGCGATGACCGTGGCGCTGAGGCCGGCCGCTCGCCAGCGAGCGATCCTGCGACGTTCATCCATATCGATCTGGGAGTAGGTGCGTCTCATGAGCATTCCTTGCGAGTGATAACCCATTGGTATCTATCGCAAGTCGCACTTCATCCTTGAACCCACCTCGCTACACCTCAAAATCGCGTAATCTATGTTATGGAACAGGGGTGCGATTTCGTCTGTGTTGCTTTTTGCGCCTGAACCGCCGATTACACGGTTGTGACTTTGCTCGCATAGAGACCGTCGTTCTCGTCGGCGATATCGCTCTCCTAAACGAGGTCGTCTGCGCGTCTCTTAAATCCTTGGATCGCGAGTACAACTTGGCATTCCGCGCCGTCTCATTGACGTGCCCAATAATCGTCGATCAGGCTGATAGTCACTGATTCAGCGATTTGCTTGGGGCGGTGCATCGACCTTGTACACGTTGAAGCCCGGCATAAAGAAAGACCCTGTGCGACGCTGGGCTCTCCCTGACCGCATCTTCTTCGGAAATGGTGCGTGTGCCATTCTCGCCGGAGTGTTTGCAGGAAGCACCCCTCCCTGGATCGTATCATCCCTGGCGAAGGCTTTGCGGGAAACCATATCTTCGTGACCGACGGCGTCGTCGCTTTCGACCATCACGGCTATTCGCTTAGGAATCGACTGCTGTCGTATCATACGAGTGGATGGGCGAACCGATATCCGGAAGGTTGGAATTGCCGCCTCGAGCATGTCAGCTTCAATCTGCTCGATAGACGCGATCTTAACGACAACAAGATGCTCGGGCCCGAACAGTATCTCCACGACCCGATAGTTCGTGCCCAAAGGTTCCTTGATCGAGTGAACCATATGGACCCGAGCGCACGAGCACGCGCCAAGCACCGCGTTCACATCGCTGTCTGATTTGTCAATTTCACCGATTATCGAATATTCCATCGGCGCGCAGTGCCGCATTCGGGCGGGTTATCCGAGTCTCTTCCTGTTTCGACGATGCGCGAGCACGCGCCATCCGGGATTTTACTATGCCATTTGCAATCCGGCGTAGGTGCGGGTTCGATCGCCGTCTGTTTTAGTTAGAGTCTTCGCAGTATAGCCTTATGCACGCCGTATTTTCGTCATGAAAGTTAGCATTATCCCGGCCCGACGAGCACTCAGGCTGTTCTACTAAGTCTTAGTCAGGACAATGTATTTATCGGCAGTCACCCTTTCAGGGATACTGACGATGAATATTGTTCGGATCAGAGAGGTATTTCGTTGAATTACTCTCACCCAACAATGCCTTTGCTTGACGCGGAAAGGTTGAGCCACTCAGTCGCCTAAGGCTAGGATTTTTTAGATGAATTCAAGAGCTCTGACCGAGCCGATCCGCTTCTGGGCGCGACAGCAATACAACCGTACCGACCAATTATGAGGAGGCCGTTGATACGACTGCGGACACATCCCGCTTGCCACATCGAGTTGGCGGGCGCCGATGCGATGAAAGACCAGCGCGTGACCAGTAAGATGTGGTTTCCGTCGGGAGTGAATTTGCATGAGATTTCGGCTTGCCACCCGCCTTACTGCCCCGTGGTCAGAGTCTTGATGATGATCAGGAATACAACGTTCGACAGAGCTTCATTGGGTTATACTATATGAAAAGTCCTTCGCCGCAGATTCGATCACCGCTCGCCCGAGCCTTGCGCGAGATCCGCCCGGGTCTCATCGCTGCCGGGGGCATCTCGCTCTTCGTAAATCTTCTCATGTTCGTGTCTCCGCTGTACACGATGCAGATCTATGATCGTGTGCTAACGAGCCGCAACGAAGTCACGCTCGTCATGATCTCGCTGATCGTGGGCGTGCTGCTGGTGACCTATGTGGCCCTCGAACATTGCCGGAGTCGTATCCTGGTGCAGGCCGGCGTGCGGTTCGACCGGCTCTTGTCCGGCCCCGCCTTTGAGGCGGCGCTCTCCTCTGCGCTGCGTTCACGTGGATCCCATCACGCACAGACCCTGCGCGATCTCGACCTCATGCGGGAGATCCTTTCGGGCGGCGTTATGATGGCACTGATGGACGCACCCTGGGCCCCGATCTACCTCGCGGTCTGTTTTCTGCTCCACCCGCTGATCGGTATTGTGGCCCTGGTTGGCGCAGTGGCTATCGTGACGATCGCGTTCGTGAATGAGCGCGCCACGAAAGGTTTGCTCATGCGAGCCTCGGTCACAAATATTCGCGCGATCGACAGGCTGGGCTCCTCTTTGCGTAACGCAGAGGCAATACGGGGGCTCGGCATGGGGTCCGCTGTCCAGTCGCGGTGCACCGGCCTCCGCCAGGAGGCGCTCAGTTACTCCGTCGGCGCGGGCGAGCGCGGGGGAAGTCTTCTCGCCTTGTCCAAGTTCCTGCGTATGGCTCTTCAGATCTCCATGATGGGCGTAGGCGCGTACCTGGCTATTAACCAGGAGATCTCCGGGGGTGTCTTGTTCGCGGCGTCGCTTATCATGGGGCGGGCGCTTGCCCCAATTGAGATGATGGTGGGGCAATGGAAAGCTATCGTGACCGCGCGCGGCGCTCACACACGCCTCGAGCGCATCTTCGAAGAGAACCCGCCCACTGCCGGACGCATGCATCTGCCCGACGCTATGGGTACGGTCTCCGTCGAGAACCTTGGCGTCCGTGCCCCCGGCACGAATACGCCGGTCGTCATCGGCGCGACGTTTACGCTGAATGCCGGAGAGGTCGTCGCCCTTGTGGGGCCATCAGGCTCTGGCAAATCGTCGCTAGCGCGAGCGCTTGTGGGTGCCTGGCCCCCGGCGCAAGGATGCGTGCGCCTCGACGGCAACGATTTACGCCATTTTAATCCGGACCAACTTGGCTCCGCGCTCGGCTACTTACCCCAGAATGTCGAGCTGTTCTCGGGTTCCGTGCGCGACAACATCGCGCGCTTCCGGGCAGACGCGGCCGACGCACAGGTGATCGAGGCGGCAACACAGGCCTCCGCGCACGAGTTGATCCAGTGCCTTCCCGACGGATATTTGACCGATCTCGGTGAGGACGGGATCGGACTATCAGGTGGGCAGCGGCAGCGGGTCGGTCTTGCGCGAGCCCTGTTCGGCAAGCCGAGTTTCGTCGTGCTCGACGAGCCTGATGCCAATTTGGATGGCGATGGCAATCGGGCACTGGTCCAGGCCATCGAAAGGCTGAGGAGCGAACGAAAGACTGTTGTGATCGTGACCCACAGGCCGAACTTCCTCGCCGTCGTGGACCGAATTATCATCATGCAAGAAGGGCGGGTGGCGCAGATCGGCAGTCGGGATCAATTGCTGCCCTCGCTCATTGGCCCCAATGTAGCGTCGGCGCAGCGGCGACCCGTCTGGGAGGGGGAGCGTGCCGGATCGCCGGCATTAGCCTCGACTCCCCTACACCGGCCGCGCGTCGATGCATAGCGCGAGGTTAACAATGAAGCCTGACACCTCTCAACGAACCACAGCCATGGCGCGCGGGCGCGAACTCCTCGTGCAAGCTGCCCGTTCGAACGTTGCCGCCGCCGGTACAAGGGCGGTAGGTGCAGTTCTCTTGCGTAAAGGACGGGTGGATCGAGCCGCCTTCCCGTCGGTTTCCGAGCAGCCAGATATTGCTGCCCCAACCCACGAGCCGGCGCACGCAAACCTCTCCGGCGACTGGGGCAAGCCGGCGCGGATCGGGTTGGGCATCGTCGTGCTGACCTTCGGTGTCCTCGGCGGATGGACCGCTCTGGCAAGGCTTGACAGCGCGGTGATCGCTTCGGGTACAGTCATGGTCGAAACGGACCGCAAGGCAATTCAGCACCTTGCGGGCGGCATCGTGCGTGAGGTTCTCGTCTCGCCCAATGCGCATGTGAGCGAGGGGGAGGTGCTCGTGCGCCTTGACCCCACCGAGGCGCGGGCCGAGGGGGAAATAGCGAGGTCCGCCGTTTTCTCGCTGCTTGCCGAAAAGGCTCGGCTGCAAGCGGAGTTGGACGGGGCCGACATGGTTACCTTCCCGCGCGAACTCACGCGCGCTGCGAACGCGCCCCTTGCCCAACGCGCGATGCAAGATCAGTTGCGTTTGTTCCTAAAGCGACGCTTGGCCCGTACCAACGACGTTTCTATTCTACAGGAACGCATCGCCCAGTCCGAACAGCGGATCGAGGCCTTAGAATCCCAACACGAGGCTGTCCGCTTACAGATCGAGAGCGTCACGGAGGAACACGACAAGCTGGCGCCGCTGGCCGGCAAGGGCATCATTCCGGTTACGCGACTAATCGAGCTCAAACGGCGGCAAGCCGAACTTCAAGGTCAGCTGGGGGCATTC
Coding sequences:
- a CDS encoding ISNCY family transposase gives rise to the protein MSCLITMSQKELHRLELIQQIRGRSLTVVEAAALLGLSRSQVHRLLQAYDRAGADGLVSKKRGRPSNRRHSEDFRNLVLDLVREHYVDFGPTLATEKLLERHRIAVSKETLRQWMMEAGLWVSRRERKKRVFQPRGRRDCFGELIQIDGSHHWWFENRGPKCALLVYIDDATGKLLHLRFAASENTFDYFHATRAYLQQWGKPIAFYSDKHGIFRTTHASKKDRTSGLTQFGRALYELNIDIICANTPQAKGRVERANQTLQDRLVKELRLRGIDTIAAANAYAPEFIADFNRRFGKEPRNPKDMHRPFAAHENLDGAMCRKEIRKLSQALTLRYDKVQFILDPTDIAKTLAGKKVIVCDYPDGRLEITHEGTSLPYRTFDTLRSVHRSEVVENKRLDDMLALVAEMQAGREQQRSKSGPRRTGQTDHMFGIPDGSQSNGYQKRGTKPGRRTDFTNDPVVIARRQQSLARLKAAEHPTGSSSQS
- a CDS encoding IS30 family transposase, translated to MRRTYSQIDMDERRRIARWRAAGLSATVIAEKLGRHRSTIFRELKRNAFEDAQMPDLSGYYCVTANEMARERRAKLRKLARFVHVRQSVVERIMHGWSPQQIAGRMRLERHPICVSYETIYKFAYSADGQAIKLWRHLPERRARRRPRHARRRHGRRFSPELNILHRPDTVAERKQFGHWECDLIQFRKKFGKANVTSLVERVSRFAVFLRNNDRQSKPIMDGLIEVLQPLPHAARRSITFDRGTEFSEWPYLQAGIGTQTWFCDPQSPWQKGTVENTNGRVRKWLSREVDPLSISDGELRDICDRLNSTPRKCLGYRTPAEVFRKKLLAQIRRVG
- a CDS encoding type I secretion system permease/ATPase yields the protein MKSPSPQIRSPLARALREIRPGLIAAGGISLFVNLLMFVSPLYTMQIYDRVLTSRNEVTLVMISLIVGVLLVTYVALEHCRSRILVQAGVRFDRLLSGPAFEAALSSALRSRGSHHAQTLRDLDLMREILSGGVMMALMDAPWAPIYLAVCFLLHPLIGIVALVGAVAIVTIAFVNERATKGLLMRASVTNIRAIDRLGSSLRNAEAIRGLGMGSAVQSRCTGLRQEALSYSVGAGERGGSLLALSKFLRMALQISMMGVGAYLAINQEISGGVLFAASLIMGRALAPIEMMVGQWKAIVTARGAHTRLERIFEENPPTAGRMHLPDAMGTVSVENLGVRAPGTNTPVVIGATFTLNAGEVVALVGPSGSGKSSLARALVGAWPPAQGCVRLDGNDLRHFNPDQLGSALGYLPQNVELFSGSVRDNIARFRADAADAQVIEAATQASAHELIQCLPDGYLTDLGEDGIGLSGGQRQRVGLARALFGKPSFVVLDEPDANLDGDGNRALVQAIERLRSERKTVVIVTHRPNFLAVVDRIIIMQEGRVAQIGSRDQLLPSLIGPNVASAQRRPVWEGERAGSPALASTPLHRPRVDA
- a CDS encoding HlyD family type I secretion periplasmic adaptor subunit — its product is MKPDTSQRTTAMARGRELLVQAARSNVAAAGTRAVGAVLLRKGRVDRAAFPSVSEQPDIAAPTHEPAHANLSGDWGKPARIGLGIVVLTFGVLGGWTALARLDSAVIASGTVMVETDRKAIQHLAGGIVREVLVSPNAHVSEGEVLVRLDPTEARAEGEIARSAVFSLLAEKARLQAELDGADMVTFPRELTRAANAPLAQRAMQDQLRLFLKRRLARTNDVSILQERIAQSEQRIEALESQHEAVRLQIESVTEEHDKLAPLAGKGIIPVTRLIELKRRQAELQGQLGAFVADMAGERHTISEARLQIEQVGRKAFEEVSAQLAETSAKLADAGEKLHVADDVLNRTEIRAPRSGRVVGFNVHTIGAVVRPGETLMEIVPDDDTLIVSAKMSTVDINNVVEGLPAEIRLPSFKARSTPIAIGEVKAVAADALHDEVTREPYYELKVSVQVSNFPEEVRAKLRPGMPAEVIVATGERTVLSYLTQPLTDAFRLGMREN